Proteins from a single region of Chryseobacterium sp. W4I1:
- the moaA gene encoding GTP 3',8-cyclase MoaA encodes MLTDQFGRNINYLRLAIVDRCNLRCTYCMPEKGLAWINQKELITDEEMLRICTIFTEMGVNKIRITGGEPFVRKNSIELLQNISQLDGLTDLSITTNGLLTEQYIPQLKKFGIKSINLSLDTLDEERFFKITRRKSFDKVMKTLDSLLQHNIAVKINTVVMEDQNIDDIIPLIKLTKERPIDVRFIEEMPFNGGTHSLSLKWNFVQILNHIKAHFPEIQKIEDPKNSTSYNYNIPGFSGNIGIIAAYTRSFCGTCNRLRLTPSGILKTCLYEGTGVNLKDEIRMGKTNEELKNIIINSVQNKPKDGWEAQKSSLTASQIHQSMATIGG; translated from the coding sequence ATGTTGACAGATCAATTTGGAAGGAACATCAATTATCTCCGGCTTGCTATCGTAGACCGATGTAATCTCCGTTGTACTTATTGTATGCCGGAAAAAGGTCTTGCCTGGATTAACCAAAAGGAATTAATTACTGATGAAGAAATGCTTAGAATCTGTACAATATTTACGGAAATGGGAGTAAATAAAATCAGGATAACAGGAGGAGAGCCTTTTGTCCGAAAAAACAGTATTGAACTCCTTCAAAATATATCACAATTAGACGGACTTACTGACCTCAGTATAACAACCAACGGGCTTCTTACCGAACAATATATTCCACAACTTAAAAAGTTTGGAATAAAATCCATCAATTTGAGTTTGGATACTTTAGACGAAGAACGGTTTTTCAAAATTACCCGTAGAAAAAGCTTTGATAAAGTGATGAAAACTTTAGACAGCTTATTGCAACACAACATCGCAGTAAAGATAAATACCGTGGTAATGGAAGATCAAAATATTGATGATATTATTCCGTTGATAAAACTGACTAAAGAACGTCCCATTGATGTGCGTTTTATTGAAGAAATGCCTTTTAATGGCGGCACACACTCTCTTTCTTTAAAATGGAATTTTGTTCAGATTTTAAATCACATCAAAGCTCATTTTCCTGAAATTCAAAAGATAGAAGATCCCAAAAATTCTACATCATACAATTACAACATTCCGGGTTTCAGCGGAAATATTGGAATTATCGCAGCTTATACACGTTCCTTTTGCGGAACGTGCAACCGCCTTCGCTTAACACCCAGCGGAATTTTGAAAACCTGTCTGTATGAAGGAACCGGCGTAAACCTAAAAGATGAAATCCGTATGGGAAAAACGAATGAAGAGCTGAAAAATATCATCATCAACAGCGTACAGAACAAACCAAAAGACGGATGGGAAGCTCAAAAATCGAGCTTGACCGCATCACAAATCCATCAGTCAATGGCAACAATAGGAGGATAA